From Xyrauchen texanus isolate HMW12.3.18 chromosome 36, RBS_HiC_50CHRs, whole genome shotgun sequence, one genomic window encodes:
- the LOC127629572 gene encoding LOW QUALITY PROTEIN: ubiquitin carboxyl-terminal hydrolase 16-like (The sequence of the model RefSeq protein was modified relative to this genomic sequence to represent the inferred CDS: inserted 1 base in 1 codon): MGKNKGRDRSPRRDSNTDIPEISCTHIRKGTDQSLLKKAVLNEHWSLCQDCEPESXDEISEDELHKESPAVWMCLKCGHRGCGRSSENQHAIKHYETPQSDPHCLVLNLDVWCVWCYICDEEVQYSSTGQLAQLVKSIRKQVLPDSSKKTSDKLSKTEESVEENPAGQMLDEEKGNKESQKTNSKHCFPKKLKTATTENSGSVCVRGLNNLGNTCFFNAVVQNLSQTQFLRHLLNQITDEKSCCLTITPALSSELEPLQLQLERPGSLTLAMCQLLNEIQETKRGVVTPKELLTQVCKKAARFKGFQQQDSQELLRYLLDGMRAEEVKRVNSGILEAFKNGGKCLEAEQAKKVIKEYEKNGAPKNFVDQVFGGEMTSTLMCKECRTVSLVTEIFLDLSLPVADEAYRKKNQKKVIQHRSNVREDGDQDATTSLANGNKDMPTGKGSKYQQKKSKKQAKKQAKNQRRQQKLGSKVTLDALTNQNATSNPDSADTPVQSVSTNGSGDAEMDEKTQEDLSQSPILNTSEQEHEKPLTQKEDENDEEPEEEPATSINNCFTALSEDQISEDMSVEGEKGEELNEDEEEGGAACDGIVEELDTLSLNATSEGPQRAIENGDDALENAKEYTVVNQDPELAFHTLATRASPEKLECSVESCLYQFTEVEHLAENNRLMCVTCTKRQTGPKASNGCKKAVYRDALKQMLISSPPPVLTLHLNRFQQVAYSISKVNRHVQFPQILDLAPFCSLNCKGVKEDETRVLYSLYGIVEHSGTMRSGHYTAYVKSRPSTWNSVENRSTTVSGNGEVSKGSWFHISDSSVHPVTEAKVQSSQAYLLFYERIS; the protein is encoded by the exons ATGGGGAAAAACAAGGGGAGAGATAGAAGTCCCAGAAGAGACAGTAACACTGACATACCAG AGATTTCCTGCACTCACATCCGTAAAGGCACAGACCAAAGCTTACtgaagaaagctgttttgaatgaacacTGGAGCTTGTGTCAAGACTGTGAGCCAGAGA CAGATGAGATCTCAGAAGATGAACTTCATAAAGAAAGTCCTGCTGTGTGGATGTGCCTGAAATGTGGCCACAGA GGTTGTGGGAGATCTTCGGAGAATCAACATGCGATCAAACACTATGAGACACCTCAATCTGACCCCCACTGTTTAGTGCTCAATCTGGATGTCTGGTGTGTCTG GTGTTATATctgtgatgaagaagttcagtattCCAGCACAGGGCAGCTGGCACAGCTGGTGAAAAGCATTAGAAAACAAGTGCTGCCAGATTCCAGCAAGAAAACCTCAGACAAGT TGAGTAAAACGGAAGAGAGTGTAGAGGAGAATCCTGCTGGGCAGATGCTGGATGAAGAGAAAGGGAACAAAGAGAGCCAGAAGACCAACTCAAAACATTGCTTTCCCAAAAAGTTGAAAACAGCCACCACAGAAAATTCTGGTTCTGTGTGTGTCAGGGGTCTCAATAATCTCGGCAACACGTGTTTCTTCAATGCTGTTGTGCAG AATTTATCACAGACGCAGTTTTTGAGACATTTGTTGAACCAGATTACAGATGAAAAGAGCTGCTGTCTCACCATCACACCTGCACTGTCCTCTGAGCTG GAGCCTCTACAGCTCCAGCTGGAAAGGCCCGGGTCACTCACGCTGGCTATGTGTCAATTGCTGAATGAAATCCAGGAGACCAAAAGAGGTGTCGTGACCCCTAAAGAACTCCTCACACAAGTATGTAAAAA AGCGGCACGGTTTAAAGGCTTTCAGCAGCAGGACAGTCAAGAGTTGCTGCGATACCTTCTAGACGGCATGAGGGCAGAGGAAGTGAAA AGAGTAAATTCAGGAATTTTGGAGGCTTTTAAAAACGGTGGCAAATGCTTGGAAGCTGAGCAGGCGAAGAAGGttataaaag AGTATGAGAAAAATGGTGCGCCCAAGAACTTTGTGGACCAGGTGTTTGGTGGAGAGATGACCAGCACCTTGATGTGTAAAGAGTGCAGAACTGTGTCTTTGGTGACTGAGATATTTTTGGATCTTTCACTTCCTGTAGCTGATGAG GCCTACAGGAAGAAGaatcagaagaaagtcatccagCATCGCAGCAATGTAAGAGAGGATGGTGATCAGGACGCCACGACTTCTCTGGCTAATGGGAACAAAGACATGCCTACTGGAAAAGGAAGCAAGTACCAGCAGAAGAAATCCAAAAAACAGGCCAAGAAACAAGCCAAG AATCAGAGGCGGCAACAGAAATTGGGCAGCAAGGTCACTCTGGATGCTCTGACAAATCAGAACGCAACCAGTAACCCAGATTCAGCAGACACACCTGTTCAGAGTGTATCAACCAATGGGAGCGGTGATGCAGAAATGGACGAAAAAACCCAAGAAGATTTGAGCCAATCACCCATTTTGAACACCTCAGAACAGGAACATGAGAAACCGCTCACACAAAAAGAAGATGAAAATGATGAGGAACCTGAAGAAGAACCTGCTACTTCAATCAACAACTGCTTTACTGCGTTATCGGAAGACCAGATCTCTGAAGATATGTCTGTGGAAGGAGAAAAGGGGGAGGAATTGAATGAAGATGAAGAAGAGGGTGGTGCTGCATGTGATGGGATAGTAGAAGAACTGGATACCTTGTCACTAAACGCAACTTCAGAAGGACCTCAAAGGGCGATTGAGAATGGGGATGATGCCTTGGAAAATGCTAAGGAATACACAGTGGTCAATCAAGATCCTGAGCTTGCGTTTCACACGCTGGCCACCAGAGCGTCGCCAGAGAAGCTTGAGTGTTCGGTGGAGTCCTGTCTGTACCAGTTCACTGAGGTGGAACATCTCGCCGAGAACAACAGACTGATGTGTGTAACCTGTACCAAACGACAGACTGGACCTAAAGCCTCAAACG GTTGTAAGAAAGCAGTTTACAGAGATGCACTGAAGCAGATGCTGATCTCCTCTCCTCCACCAGTGCTTACACTTCACCTGAATAGATTCCAACAG GTTGCATACAGTATTTCTAAGGTGAACCGACACGTTCAGTTCCCTCAAATCCTGGATCTTGCGCCATTCTGCTCTTTAAACTGCAAG GGAGTGAAAGAAGACGAGACACGAGTTCTGTATAGCCTTTATGGTATAGTGGAACACAGTGGCACAATGCGTTCTGGACACTATACGGCATATGTTAAATCACGACCTTCCACATGGAACTCTGTAGAAAACAGATCCACTACTGTTT CAGGTAATGGTGAGGTCAGTAAAGGATCCTGGTTTCACATAAGCGACAGCAGCGTCCACCCAGTTACAGAAGCCAAAGTGCAGAGTTCTCAAGCCTACCTCCTGTTCTACGAAAGGATCTCATAA